A portion of the Planctomycetia bacterium genome contains these proteins:
- a CDS encoding YdcF family protein, whose protein sequence is MWFPSSLLFVCLLTLCWWGRHERASAWWRVAFVVCLAALVGVVWWFPAPIILQKLANRIVMPCGVIWFGILFVIAYAVRQNQFRTATALGAVQLLFTLLGNDYLAHRLAGRIEAPFAAILPLETGHYDAVFVLGGSTGTTPAGAAQLDWSGDRVMLAARMFHQGQVDYLITTGERIDGLHTIGRDPSQETSEIWKTLGIPEEKILLLDGRNTREEMQGIQKMMQEHQWKRLGVITSAQHMPRAVRLAETNGVKLEPLPANFEGGETPWTELSLIPDSASMYTNHKSLKELLANLIGA, encoded by the coding sequence ATGTGGTTTCCCTCTTCGCTGCTGTTTGTTTGCCTGCTGACGTTGTGCTGGTGGGGGCGGCATGAGCGCGCCTCGGCTTGGTGGCGAGTTGCGTTCGTCGTCTGCCTGGCGGCCCTGGTTGGCGTGGTCTGGTGGTTTCCTGCGCCGATCATTCTGCAAAAGCTCGCCAACCGGATCGTCATGCCGTGCGGCGTGATCTGGTTCGGCATTCTGTTTGTGATCGCCTACGCCGTGCGGCAGAATCAATTCCGCACGGCCACGGCCCTCGGCGCGGTGCAACTATTGTTCACCCTGCTGGGAAACGATTACCTGGCTCATCGTCTGGCGGGACGCATTGAAGCGCCGTTCGCCGCCATTCTCCCGCTAGAAACCGGGCACTACGACGCCGTCTTCGTCCTCGGCGGCAGCACCGGCACCACGCCGGCGGGCGCCGCGCAACTCGACTGGTCAGGAGATCGCGTGATGTTGGCCGCACGAATGTTCCATCAGGGCCAGGTCGACTACCTGATCACCACTGGCGAACGCATCGATGGCCTGCACACCATCGGGCGCGATCCGTCGCAAGAAACGTCCGAGATCTGGAAGACGCTCGGCATTCCTGAAGAAAAAATCCTGCTGCTCGACGGTCGCAATACGCGCGAGGAGATGCAGGGAATTCAGAAGATGATGCAAGAGCATCAATGGAAACGACTCGGCGTGATCACTTCCGCACAGCATATGCCGCGCGCCGTGCGCTTGGCGGAAACGAACGGCGTGAAACTGGAACCGCTCCCGGCGAACTTCGAAGGGGGCGAAACGCCGTGGACGGAGTTGAGCCTGATCCCGGATTCGGCCTCGATGTATACGAATCACAAGTCGCTGAAAGAGCTGCTGGCGAATCTCATCGGGGCCTGA
- a CDS encoding EthD family reductase, with amino-acid sequence MCRLTVLYGHPADPAEFDRYYRDVHIPIARSMRGLKGWTIGKCQSAVPGEPPPYYMIVGLYAETRAAMDAILASPEGLATIADVPRFATGGVKFLFEDEEVLIPFEVR; translated from the coding sequence ATGTGCCGCCTCACCGTCTTATATGGCCACCCGGCCGACCCGGCGGAGTTCGATCGCTACTACCGGGACGTCCACATCCCCATCGCCCGATCCATGCGAGGGCTCAAGGGCTGGACGATCGGCAAATGCCAATCCGCCGTACCGGGCGAGCCGCCCCCCTACTACATGATTGTCGGCCTTTACGCCGAAACGCGCGCCGCCATGGACGCCATTCTGGCCTCGCCTGAGGGGCTGGCCACGATCGCTGACGTCCCCAGGTTCGCTACCGGCGGCGTCAAGTTCCTATTTGAAGACGAGGAAGTGCTGATTCCCTTCGAGGTGAGGTAG
- a CDS encoding PQQ-binding-like beta-propeller repeat protein has translation MRFDSVAIRLALFVFAGFAPLAAAQAAENNWANWRGPNYDGSLEGANPPLEWTDTQNIRWKVPVPGRGSGSPIVWDGQIILLTAVDTGTTPADAPVEVPSTEPAGAPGGGGGRGNSPAPTNEFEFIVLSYSLADGSELWRTTVNRAVPNEGGHQTNTFASASAVTDGKRIYANFGSHGTYCLDMQGKVIWGKDLGDMRTRNSFGEGASPALVGETLIVPWDQEENSVLFALNTSDGEIRWQQPREEVTTWATPLPVEFEGRTQIVTNGTQVRSYDLESGELLWSCGGQVTNPIPSPVRIDDFVICMTGYRGNAIYAMPLDAKGDISDSPQIRWSNRDAAPYVASPTVYKGQLYFTKERSGAVSSIDARTGQVLIPPTRLTEIRDIYASPVAAADKIYFTSRDGVTTVIRHGATLEELAVNKLGEPVDASPALVGDQILIRAAEHLYCVGE, from the coding sequence ATGCGTTTCGATTCTGTGGCGATTCGCTTAGCGTTGTTCGTGTTCGCTGGATTTGCTCCGCTCGCAGCCGCTCAAGCGGCGGAGAACAATTGGGCGAATTGGCGCGGGCCGAATTACGACGGGTCGCTCGAAGGCGCGAATCCGCCGTTGGAGTGGACCGACACGCAGAACATTCGCTGGAAAGTTCCCGTACCCGGGCGCGGGAGCGGCAGCCCGATCGTTTGGGATGGGCAGATCATCTTACTGACCGCCGTGGATACCGGTACGACGCCGGCGGATGCACCGGTGGAAGTTCCTTCAACGGAACCAGCCGGCGCGCCTGGCGGAGGTGGCGGTCGCGGCAATTCGCCAGCGCCGACCAACGAGTTCGAGTTCATCGTCCTTTCGTACAGCCTGGCGGATGGCAGCGAGTTGTGGCGCACCACGGTGAATCGCGCCGTGCCGAACGAGGGCGGGCATCAGACGAATACCTTTGCTTCCGCGTCGGCCGTGACGGATGGCAAGCGGATCTACGCCAACTTCGGCTCGCATGGCACCTACTGCCTTGATATGCAAGGGAAGGTCATCTGGGGGAAAGACCTTGGCGACATGCGCACGCGGAATAGCTTTGGCGAAGGGGCGTCGCCAGCCTTGGTGGGCGAGACGCTGATCGTGCCCTGGGATCAGGAAGAGAATTCGGTGCTTTTCGCGCTCAATACGTCGGACGGTGAAATCCGTTGGCAGCAACCACGCGAGGAAGTTACCACCTGGGCCACGCCGCTACCGGTGGAGTTCGAGGGGCGGACGCAGATCGTCACCAATGGCACGCAAGTGCGTAGCTACGATCTGGAGTCCGGCGAATTGCTTTGGTCTTGCGGCGGGCAAGTCACGAATCCGATTCCCAGTCCCGTGCGGATCGACGACTTTGTCATCTGCATGACAGGCTATCGGGGCAACGCGATTTACGCGATGCCGCTCGACGCAAAAGGCGACATCAGCGATTCGCCGCAGATTCGCTGGTCCAACCGCGACGCCGCGCCGTACGTCGCTTCGCCCACGGTCTACAAGGGGCAACTTTACTTCACCAAGGAGCGCTCCGGCGCCGTGTCGTCGATCGACGCGCGCACGGGGCAGGTGCTGATCCCGCCGACGCGTTTGACGGAGATTCGCGACATCTACGCCTCGCCCGTGGCGGCCGCCGACAAAATCTATTTCACCAGCCGCGATGGTGTGACGACAGTCATTCGCCACGGCGCCACGCTGGAAGAGCTGGCCGTCAATAAACTCGGCGAACCGGTCGACGCGTCGCCGGCGCTCGTAGGCGATCAGATCCTGATCCGCGCCGCGGAGCACTTGTATTGTGTAGGAGAGTAG
- a CDS encoding pentapeptide repeat-containing protein, with protein MTRLWTLLVVFLACSTAAVRADIYRWDNGEAIPGTEGIVLANGIDLSDRLLQYADLAGIGVGSGKFDRSDLSSARLTGSNFGKSSFQDAILHQADVRRANFYNASLSNADLSDALIEFASFRAVTPMGFTAHQLYSTASYKANNLIGVELGENDLSGWILSNQNLTGADFNVATLVNTNFSNSIVKSANFSRTTDRGFTPEQLYATASYQAHDLGKIRFDQTDLSGWNFDDQDMSGALLYEANFTGANLNRTNFTKAELNSTRFWQASLQDADFSNAYAPSAQFQDADMRRANLSNVDLASGGFFQGANLHQATLQRAHGRFVQFNNANFSDANLKDVKFELSTFTGANFSGASIQGAQLSGEGLTAEMLYSTASYHSGDLKGLRLQGNQQGWNFDNQDLSGGTIWGNIQGASFRNAKLLGTDLNTYEVEGADFTGARIEGAVIGQGWTAAMVTSTASYELRDLSGVRFNYIDAQGVDFSNFNLTGTLLGTGSLRNADFRGANLQSAEFGQVAFLDGAQFTGAKIRGVTFNRSTNVGLTFAQVQSTSSYTHGDLSGVKFVDCDLSNWQFEGFELEGAEFRQSQLAGANLRNANLAGASFYDARLSGTILDGANILGASFAHTTDRPFVPDYEDLTPLALYSTASYQKHQLMGVNFDDNDLRGWNFEQQNLTGAFFRSGDARGTVFRGAVLQNAQFRATKLNDADFRGADLRGAFAYSADGFNSATLTNAIQPDGKLSDLMLGPGDELVVRAFAPNPSQADQPTRINAQHSWTIGDGGELRIVLDSGIWNSVIAFEANIPVQLGGTLELTFTPDVDLLSQVGRTIRVFDWTGVEPTGAFTVASAYPWDLSELYTTGEITFLLPGDTNGDQAVTIADLNNVRNNFGAAGGLGDTNGDQQIDIQDLNNVRNFFGASTPQTVPEPSSLLLAALVAGGLVVLRRT; from the coding sequence ATGACACGACTGTGGACGCTACTCGTCGTATTTCTTGCCTGTTCGACAGCGGCTGTCCGAGCGGACATTTACCGCTGGGACAATGGCGAGGCGATTCCGGGAACGGAGGGGATTGTTCTTGCCAACGGAATCGACTTGTCCGATCGTCTATTGCAATACGCCGACCTCGCCGGCATTGGGGTCGGCAGTGGAAAGTTCGATCGAAGCGATTTGTCGTCAGCGAGACTCACTGGCTCGAATTTTGGCAAGTCCAGTTTTCAAGACGCCATACTGCATCAGGCTGACGTTCGACGTGCCAATTTCTACAACGCAAGTTTGTCGAATGCTGACTTGAGCGACGCTTTAATCGAGTTCGCTTCGTTTCGCGCTGTGACGCCAATGGGGTTTACGGCCCACCAACTGTATTCGACGGCCAGTTACAAGGCCAACAATTTGATTGGAGTTGAATTGGGAGAGAACGATCTGAGTGGATGGATTCTTTCTAACCAGAACCTTACCGGCGCGGACTTCAACGTTGCGACGCTCGTCAATACTAATTTTTCTAACTCTATCGTAAAGAGCGCCAACTTCAGCCGAACTACTGATCGCGGATTCACACCAGAACAGTTGTACGCGACTGCGAGCTATCAAGCACACGACCTCGGCAAGATTCGATTCGACCAAACCGATCTGTCTGGATGGAATTTCGATGATCAGGATATGTCAGGGGCGTTGCTGTATGAAGCGAACTTTACTGGCGCGAATTTGAATCGGACCAATTTTACTAAAGCCGAATTGAATTCCACGCGGTTTTGGCAAGCCTCGTTGCAGGATGCTGATTTCTCGAATGCATATGCTCCGTCGGCCCAATTTCAAGACGCCGATATGCGGCGTGCGAACCTAAGCAACGTTGATCTTGCGTCAGGCGGATTCTTTCAGGGCGCGAACCTTCATCAGGCGACTCTGCAGCGCGCACACGGACGGTTTGTTCAATTCAACAACGCCAACTTTTCCGACGCAAATCTGAAAGACGTTAAGTTTGAACTGTCGACATTCACCGGCGCAAACTTTTCTGGAGCGTCCATTCAAGGAGCTCAACTCTCCGGGGAAGGCTTAACCGCCGAAATGCTGTACTCCACCGCCAGTTATCACTCCGGTGATTTGAAGGGCCTTCGCCTTCAAGGGAATCAACAAGGCTGGAACTTCGACAACCAGGACCTCTCCGGAGGTACTATTTGGGGTAACATCCAAGGAGCTAGCTTTCGGAATGCGAAACTTCTGGGAACTGATCTCAACACCTATGAAGTCGAAGGCGCTGACTTTACGGGTGCTCGCATTGAGGGAGCAGTCATCGGCCAAGGTTGGACGGCGGCTATGGTGACCTCTACGGCAAGCTATGAACTAAGAGACCTGTCGGGCGTGCGATTCAACTACATTGATGCGCAAGGAGTAGATTTCTCAAACTTCAATCTGACTGGCACGTTGCTCGGGACTGGTAGTCTTCGCAATGCCGATTTCCGAGGCGCCAATCTTCAGTCGGCTGAGTTTGGCCAGGTCGCCTTCCTTGACGGAGCACAGTTCACCGGTGCTAAGATTCGTGGTGTAACATTCAATCGATCCACAAACGTTGGGCTGACGTTTGCCCAGGTCCAGAGTACATCCAGCTACACTCACGGTGATCTAAGCGGAGTCAAGTTCGTTGACTGTGACCTTTCGAACTGGCAGTTCGAGGGCTTCGAACTGGAGGGCGCTGAGTTTCGGCAATCGCAACTCGCAGGAGCCAACCTCAGGAATGCCAATCTGGCCGGTGCATCGTTCTACGACGCGAGGCTTTCCGGGACCATTCTCGACGGAGCGAATATTCTCGGCGCGTCCTTTGCACACACGACGGACAGACCTTTCGTTCCGGATTATGAGGACTTGACGCCCCTTGCACTCTATTCGACGGCAAGTTATCAGAAACACCAATTGATGGGCGTAAACTTTGATGACAATGACTTGCGAGGATGGAACTTCGAACAACAGAACCTCACTGGGGCGTTTTTCCGAAGTGGAGACGCACGAGGAACGGTGTTCCGCGGGGCTGTGTTGCAGAATGCTCAATTCCGGGCCACGAAGCTTAATGACGCTGATTTTCGAGGCGCCGACCTTCGTGGTGCCTTTGCCTATAGTGCGGATGGATTCAATTCTGCGACACTGACGAACGCGATTCAACCCGATGGCAAATTGTCGGACTTGATGTTGGGACCTGGCGACGAACTAGTTGTGCGCGCCTTCGCTCCAAATCCCTCGCAAGCGGATCAACCAACGCGAATCAATGCTCAGCACTCATGGACCATTGGCGACGGCGGCGAACTTCGCATCGTTCTCGATTCCGGTATCTGGAATTCCGTCATCGCTTTCGAAGCTAACATCCCCGTCCAACTCGGCGGCACGCTCGAACTCACCTTTACGCCGGACGTCGACCTCCTCTCCCAAGTCGGCCGCACGATTCGAGTCTTCGATTGGACCGGCGTCGAGCCGACTGGCGCGTTCACGGTCGCCAGCGCGTATCCCTGGGACTTGAGCGAGCTCTACACGACCGGCGAGATCACCTTCCTTTTGCCCGGCGACACCAACGGCGACCAGGCCGTGACCATCGCGGACTTGAATAACGTCCGCAACAACTTCGGCGCCGCCGGCGGGCTCGGCGACACGAACGGCGATCAGCAGATTGACATTCAAGACCTCAACAACGTCCGCAATTTCTTCGGAGCCTCGACGCCGCAAACGGTGCCGGAGCCGAGCTCGCTGTTGCTCGCCGCGCTCGTCGCCGGCGGCCTGGTCGTCCTGCGCCGCACGTAG
- a CDS encoding cytochrome c peroxidase, producing the protein MSSRAAVADSVVGAAAERSGLWLPRLGVLLGLLGVVSAAWYANSRPSAEPTAPVATASERPPDTRIGGRVVLGSNSLFAGIPGGAKLSIQEIRDWLDDPKNHEPLDFELPLWLRASRDELKIPANDPLTRAKIELGRQLFVESRFTDGGLDCVTCHAPTQHFTRAAVFTEHKNAPTMLNRILSTHQFWDGRAASLEHQIEFPVRHPQEMNTTPEDCEQRLSATEGYRMQFEGIYGEVSYLNMTKAIAAFERALVTGPAAYDYHVVLEQFANRDRSTFTPEEQAQYDEAAAGAKRTPFSPAAERGRELFFSDRTGCSNCHSGPNFTDEQFHNLGLGAGRQYLHEFGGFYIPDDGRYRVTNVEADYAAFKTPSLRNVKETTPFMHDGSLGTLPDVVEFLVAGGRPNKNLSPLIQKLDLGPTEIQDLVAFLEALSGDVPVVAMDHLPE; encoded by the coding sequence ATGAGTTCCCGCGCCGCGGTGGCGGATTCCGTTGTTGGAGCTGCAGCCGAGCGATCGGGGCTGTGGTTGCCTCGATTGGGCGTCCTGCTGGGGTTGCTGGGGGTCGTGAGCGCGGCTTGGTACGCGAATAGTCGGCCATCCGCAGAGCCAACGGCGCCGGTTGCGACGGCTTCGGAGCGTCCACCGGACACTCGCATCGGCGGGCGCGTGGTGTTGGGTTCGAATTCGTTGTTCGCGGGAATTCCTGGCGGCGCGAAGTTGTCGATCCAAGAGATTCGCGACTGGCTCGACGATCCGAAGAATCACGAACCGCTGGATTTCGAATTGCCACTGTGGTTGCGCGCATCGCGTGACGAATTGAAGATTCCGGCGAACGATCCGCTCACTCGGGCGAAAATCGAATTGGGGCGACAATTGTTCGTCGAAAGCCGCTTCACGGATGGAGGTTTGGATTGCGTGACGTGCCATGCCCCCACGCAGCATTTCACACGCGCCGCGGTCTTCACGGAACACAAGAACGCGCCGACCATGCTCAATCGCATCTTGTCGACGCATCAATTCTGGGACGGCCGCGCGGCGTCGCTCGAACACCAAATCGAGTTTCCGGTTCGTCATCCGCAGGAAATGAACACGACCCCGGAGGACTGTGAGCAAAGGCTTTCTGCGACCGAAGGCTATCGGATGCAGTTCGAAGGGATTTACGGCGAGGTGAGCTATTTGAACATGACCAAGGCAATTGCCGCCTTTGAGCGCGCATTGGTCACCGGGCCCGCAGCGTATGACTATCATGTCGTCTTGGAGCAATTCGCGAATCGTGATCGCTCAACGTTCACGCCCGAGGAGCAAGCTCAGTACGATGAGGCCGCGGCCGGCGCGAAGCGGACGCCGTTTTCACCGGCCGCGGAGCGCGGCAGGGAACTCTTTTTCAGCGACCGTACCGGCTGCTCGAATTGCCATTCCGGGCCCAACTTCACGGACGAACAGTTTCACAACCTGGGCCTTGGCGCAGGCCGGCAATATCTGCACGAATTCGGCGGCTTTTACATTCCCGACGACGGTCGGTACCGCGTCACGAACGTCGAGGCGGACTACGCAGCCTTCAAGACTCCGTCGCTGCGCAATGTGAAAGAGACAACGCCTTTCATGCATGACGGGTCGCTTGGGACGCTCCCAGACGTCGTCGAGTTCCTCGTCGCGGGCGGGCGACCCAACAAGAACTTAAGTCCCTTGATTCAAAAGCTGGACCTCGGTCCAACGGAGATCCAAGACCTCGTCGCGTTCTTGGAAGCGCTCTCGGGCGACGTGCCGGTGGTGGCGATGGACCATTTGCCGGAATAG
- a CDS encoding glycosyltransferase family 2 protein, whose translation MLHAPTNPPNARRPNALPHEPSASWSTPRTGEACADLDIGLIYTYERAYLDKLLPQLRDSGSGLRMRLILVENASADGVDAWRPLFEQGVVLRNAQRLGYAANLNRILSAATSPYVLLLNSDMEFDPAEQCLAKMVRFMDAHPECGLSSCGVYHTDGGFAHPARRWQTPRVVLGRRLGLGRAVVDRYLYRDRPHDASFACDWVSGCFMLVRRAAIEQVGPFDTRFGKYFEDVDICQRMQQSGWAVMCHGATRCVHFEQRASRRLVSRDAARHAWAYFQWLWKWRGSPMRGNSRKQ comes from the coding sequence ATGCTCCACGCCCCAACCAATCCACCCAACGCCCGGCGGCCTAACGCCCTCCCGCACGAGCCATCGGCGAGTTGGTCCACTCCACGGACCGGCGAGGCGTGCGCCGATCTCGATATCGGTCTGATTTACACGTACGAGCGCGCGTATCTGGATAAACTGCTACCGCAACTGCGGGATTCCGGTTCGGGCCTGCGAATGCGGTTAATACTTGTGGAAAACGCTTCGGCGGATGGCGTCGACGCCTGGCGACCCTTGTTCGAACAAGGTGTCGTATTGCGCAACGCACAGCGATTGGGTTACGCCGCGAATTTGAACCGCATCCTCTCCGCCGCGACGTCTCCCTATGTACTGCTGCTGAACTCTGACATGGAGTTCGATCCCGCTGAGCAGTGCCTGGCGAAGATGGTGCGCTTCATGGATGCCCATCCGGAATGTGGGCTGAGTTCCTGCGGCGTCTACCATACCGACGGGGGCTTCGCTCATCCCGCGCGGCGCTGGCAAACCCCTCGCGTGGTGCTTGGCCGGCGCCTGGGGCTGGGGCGCGCGGTGGTCGACCGATATTTGTATCGCGATCGGCCGCACGACGCCTCCTTCGCGTGCGATTGGGTCTCCGGCTGCTTTATGCTTGTGCGGCGTGCCGCGATCGAGCAAGTCGGCCCGTTCGACACGCGATTCGGCAAGTATTTCGAGGACGTAGATATCTGCCAGCGGATGCAACAGAGCGGTTGGGCCGTGATGTGCCATGGCGCCACGCGCTGCGTGCATTTCGAACAACGCGCGAGCCGGCGGCTCGTCTCGCGCGATGCGGCGCGACACGCTTGGGCCTATTTCCAGTGGCTGTGGAAATGGCGTGGTTCGCCAATGCGCGGCAATTCCCGGAAGCAATGA
- a CDS encoding glycosyltransferase, producing the protein MTSLIYLAPVAWRSLWQRPQRLAQALAGHYHVTYVDPVGMRSFRCGDLRRLWPGSRGKTILPPRLTVVHNHFLPWRSPLCDRLNRRWLQSQLLRAIPALRGDDFQLWIGAPNLAAVTLLTATRPRRVIFDCMDRYAEFHADPDKSRILAATKLVLRSADLVFAASVPLAQELAAEHENVVFAPNGVDFAHFAVAMPRGVWQRRRKHAAKVIGFHGTLGNWLDYELLEALAQERPQWRWEFIGPVHAPGAQRLFSLSNVQHRPSVPYEELPHRLSGFDVGVIPFAQNRLTDAALPVKLGEYLAAGLPVVASRLASLSPILGHVALAETKQEWLRHLDAATQPHTLHPKLIAARRRLAAARSWNLTVETILTALSASDATLGRHAPRPNQSTQRPAA; encoded by the coding sequence ATGACATCCTTGATTTACCTTGCGCCGGTGGCCTGGCGATCTCTTTGGCAGCGTCCCCAGCGATTGGCCCAGGCGTTGGCCGGGCACTACCACGTCACGTACGTCGATCCGGTCGGCATGCGTTCCTTTCGCTGCGGCGACTTGCGCCGACTGTGGCCCGGATCGCGGGGTAAGACCATCCTGCCGCCGCGCCTGACGGTCGTTCACAACCACTTCTTGCCGTGGCGATCGCCGCTTTGTGATCGTCTGAACCGGCGCTGGTTGCAATCGCAATTGCTGCGCGCGATTCCGGCGCTCCGCGGCGACGACTTTCAACTTTGGATCGGCGCGCCCAACCTCGCTGCGGTCACGCTGCTGACGGCGACGCGGCCGCGGCGAGTGATCTTCGACTGCATGGACCGTTACGCGGAGTTTCATGCCGATCCCGACAAGAGCCGCATTCTCGCAGCCACGAAGCTGGTGCTGCGCAGCGCCGACCTGGTTTTTGCCGCTTCCGTGCCGCTGGCCCAGGAGTTGGCGGCCGAGCATGAGAACGTGGTCTTCGCGCCGAACGGCGTCGATTTCGCTCATTTCGCCGTCGCGATGCCGCGCGGCGTTTGGCAGCGGCGACGCAAGCACGCGGCCAAGGTGATTGGCTTTCACGGCACGCTCGGCAATTGGCTGGATTACGAATTGCTGGAAGCCTTAGCTCAGGAACGTCCGCAGTGGCGTTGGGAATTCATTGGACCGGTGCATGCTCCCGGTGCGCAGCGACTGTTCTCGCTGAGCAACGTGCAACATCGCCCCAGCGTCCCGTATGAGGAGCTACCGCATCGCCTCTCGGGCTTCGACGTCGGCGTGATTCCGTTCGCGCAGAATCGGCTCACCGACGCAGCATTGCCGGTGAAGTTGGGCGAGTACCTCGCGGCCGGCCTACCGGTCGTGGCTTCGCGCTTGGCGTCGTTGAGCCCGATCCTGGGCCACGTGGCGCTCGCGGAGACGAAGCAAGAATGGCTGCGGCACTTGGACGCCGCGACGCAACCACATACGCTCCACCCGAAGCTGATTGCCGCGCGCCGGCGTCTGGCGGCGGCGCGATCCTGGAACCTTACCGTCGAAACGATCCTCACGGCGCTCAGCGCCTCGGACGCTACACTAGGCAGGCATGCTCCACGCCCCAACCAATCCACCCAACGCCCGGCGGCCTAA
- a CDS encoding site-2 protease family protein, producing MFLQEPEPTRGDLNFSLLGFPVRVHPMFWLMTALMAWSGGELPPQILVIWVGVVFVSILVHEMGHALAARYFGGQASIVLYQFGGLAMHYPAPHYTWQRVAISLAGPAAGFLLAIVTMIVVGATGHRIEFVLDWIPFEWKPIQEFNAELAVRFLMDVNIFWGLFNLMPIYPLDGGQVARNLLVRYDHRDGLRKSQWLSVLAAVGLAVYVWYATQGSMMLTVLMLGFLAFQNYQELRSPWGSRNPW from the coding sequence GTGTTTCTCCAAGAGCCGGAACCGACGCGGGGCGATTTGAATTTCAGCCTGTTGGGTTTCCCCGTGCGCGTGCATCCCATGTTTTGGCTGATGACCGCGCTGATGGCATGGTCGGGGGGTGAGTTACCGCCGCAGATTCTGGTGATCTGGGTGGGCGTGGTGTTCGTGTCGATCTTGGTTCACGAGATGGGACATGCGTTGGCCGCGCGTTACTTCGGCGGCCAGGCGTCGATCGTGCTCTACCAATTCGGCGGTCTGGCGATGCACTACCCGGCGCCGCACTATACCTGGCAGCGCGTCGCGATCTCCTTGGCGGGCCCAGCGGCCGGTTTCTTGCTCGCGATCGTAACCATGATCGTCGTGGGCGCAACCGGACATCGGATTGAATTCGTGCTGGATTGGATTCCATTCGAGTGGAAGCCCATTCAAGAATTCAATGCCGAATTGGCCGTGCGATTCTTGATGGACGTCAACATCTTTTGGGGGCTCTTCAACCTGATGCCGATTTATCCGCTCGACGGCGGGCAGGTAGCGCGCAATCTCCTAGTGCGGTACGACCATCGTGACGGGCTGCGAAAATCGCAGTGGCTGTCCGTTCTCGCCGCCGTGGGATTAGCGGTTTATGTCTGGTACGCCACACAAGGCAGCATGATGTTGACCGTGCTCATGCTGGGCTTTTTGGCCTTTCAAAACTATCAAGAGCTGCGCTCGCCGTGGGGCTCGCGAAATCCCTGGTAG
- a CDS encoding ABC transporter ATP-binding protein encodes MPILFTNELTKRFGNFTAVDRVSFAVERGRIFGLLGPNGSGKSTVIRMLCGLLQPTSGQAEVDGVDVVARPDDVKPRIGYMSQKFSLYRDLTVDENMRFYGQIYGLSTTRLRQRRLDVTELTGIGDYTDRLAGNLSGGWQQRLALACCLLHEPAVVFLDEPTAGIDPVARRELWDLLFELSGQGTSFLVTTHYMDEAERCSDVGYLYLSKLIVCGDPGELRNLPAARPPGTRWLQVETEHSTRAYVLLRHEPQVVRATIFGAALHLLVQESADNEEIIRPLRAEGIAVSRVLSVEPSLEDVFVALTEEEAEKRRAAKG; translated from the coding sequence GTGCCGATTCTCTTCACCAACGAGCTGACCAAGCGCTTCGGTAATTTCACCGCCGTCGATCGCGTGTCGTTCGCCGTCGAGCGCGGCCGCATCTTCGGGCTGTTGGGTCCGAACGGTTCCGGCAAGAGCACGGTGATTCGGATGCTGTGCGGTCTCTTGCAACCAACGTCGGGCCAGGCGGAGGTCGACGGCGTCGACGTGGTCGCGCGGCCCGACGACGTCAAGCCGCGCATCGGGTACATGTCCCAGAAGTTCAGCCTGTACCGCGATCTGACCGTCGATGAGAACATGCGCTTCTACGGACAGATCTACGGCCTCAGCACGACGCGGTTGCGGCAACGTCGGTTAGATGTCACCGAGTTGACGGGCATCGGCGACTACACGGATCGACTCGCCGGCAATCTGAGCGGCGGATGGCAACAGCGATTGGCGCTAGCATGCTGCTTGTTGCACGAACCGGCCGTCGTGTTCCTCGATGAACCCACGGCGGGCATTGATCCCGTGGCGCGGCGCGAGTTGTGGGATTTGTTGTTTGAGCTCTCGGGACAAGGCACGTCGTTCCTCGTCACCACGCACTACATGGACGAAGCCGAGCGCTGCAGCGACGTCGGCTATCTGTATCTCTCCAAATTGATCGTCTGCGGCGATCCCGGCGAATTGCGCAATCTTCCCGCCGCGCGTCCGCCGGGCACGCGTTGGTTGCAAGTGGAGACCGAACACAGCACGCGGGCCTACGTGCTGTTGCGCCACGAGCCACAAGTCGTCCGCGCGACGATCTTCGGAGCGGCGCTGCATCTGCTGGTGCAAGAATCGGCCGACAACGAGGAGATCATCCGGCCGCTCCGCGCGGAAGGCATTGCGGTCAGCCGCGTTTTGAGCGTCGAACCGTCCCTGGAAGACGTGTTCGTGGCTCTCACGGAAGAAGAAGCCGAAAAGCGGCGTGCGGCCAAGGGTTAG